In Bythopirellula goksoeyrii, a single window of DNA contains:
- a CDS encoding SCO family protein — translation MKSSMLPYWLSLMVLFVGSYGIWTWYKVHQIEAERSVGGIQFDGPPLEEFELTERSGEPFRSEAMKGKVWVTTFFFASCPGQCPRLNANIKFLHDKPELEDVTWVSITVDPDNDTLEVLSEYADRYKADPERWLFCTGDFDYIKRVGEDIMKMPVSWRGHKDYAVVIDRAGKVRGMYDATSISQSEKLRKLLLECLAEDPPSETFSNEIASAKNRGLPATASK, via the coding sequence GTGAAAAGTAGTATGCTCCCCTATTGGTTATCGCTCATGGTGCTCTTCGTTGGCAGCTATGGCATTTGGACCTGGTACAAAGTGCATCAAATTGAAGCGGAGCGTTCCGTGGGGGGAATTCAATTCGATGGCCCACCTCTGGAGGAATTTGAACTCACCGAGCGCAGCGGCGAACCCTTTCGTTCAGAAGCCATGAAGGGCAAGGTTTGGGTTACTACGTTTTTCTTCGCCAGTTGCCCCGGCCAATGCCCCCGACTCAACGCCAATATCAAGTTTCTGCACGATAAGCCTGAACTGGAGGACGTCACTTGGGTAAGCATCACGGTCGATCCCGACAATGACACGCTCGAAGTACTCAGTGAATACGCCGACCGATATAAAGCAGATCCCGAACGCTGGCTCTTTTGCACGGGTGATTTCGATTACATCAAGCGCGTTGGCGAAGACATCATGAAGATGCCCGTCTCCTGGCGAGGACACAAGGACTACGCCGTGGTGATCGACCGCGCGGGCAAGGTCCGCGGCATGTACGACGCCACCAGCATCAGCCAATCGGAAAAACTGCGCAAGTTGCTCTTGGAATGTTTAGCGGAGGATCCACCTTCTGAGACTTTCTCCAACGAAATCGCTTCGGCAAAGAACCGTGGCCTCCCGGCCACGGCTAGTAAGTGA
- a CDS encoding M56 family metallopeptidase: MSHDLFSEYFMLDIILKSLLLMSITAAGAFLLRYRSAATIHRWWVLGFCGCLIIPVVALISPTWNLPILPTLPLAEEPRFSVPPPRIEKQALPTAGSLVARVPVQQVTPVSKEKSHTPAKIRQPTSENLSPTSGSPRFSWTLLLGAFWFAGTLACLLRTTWQQVSLMRLLRRCTKVYEQSWKIALQEAASSLGLRRQVTLLKLLEAQSPLTAGLVRHTVILPRDADQWCPQRRRFVLLHELAHVKRHDVLAQLIAGLVCALYWFNPLCWVGLFQMRKLRELACDDLVIACGQPQTDYADVLLDVARSYRHRTLSTVVGMAHSSNVENRIMAILDKARSHVSLSRKAARVLLVAATALVLVIGSMRLESQAEPVSNLLAQEAGNDKTAESKVQNDLLREMRIRILDDGGKPLEGAMLTVGIWYPEGYEGPRTEKIHTADADGTVVLQIPKRLHILRLWPKQSGYVGEFKNFSEGSHRDGELIPDEIEFRLAKGHNLGGRIVDSEDNPIEGVHVRVQVEDSSESISTWLTDSFGQPTVKTNEEGRWKLNSAPAHPDGGTDYSFYLKLSHDDYISDVNWGDVQKAQGVGAAELRSGEATIILQRGKSVSGIVTDHEGNPVEKGWVVWSDEPYFYDGVYEKEVNADGTFRTPPLSAGKHPITIVAPGFAAQRRMVEVGNDSKQLRFELRPGKRIEIRFVDTSGNPVSKVGVYLANSSNPDTWNGSNALHNHKHPNVPDYGVPRRADENGVYVWDWAPEEPVKYSVGAKGFAPQEISLVAKSDPHIITLADARVVVGTVKDATTGEEIEKFQAMPVIVFRPNFFSTRYLDTKQGANGRYELPLTGSGDLEDRYRVRFEADGYRSIVSDQSYGPLDGRAIHNVQLEPAAAREGRVVDATGAPIEDAMVIEGTPTWVPSTSNGEPDAYGERIVRTDSGGRFVLNATAELVRVRVLHDLGVFEKLFDPEEDSIGDMQLQPWASISGRLLQDGKPVAGQSIYFSPMPSGQLGEPRFQDSYYAQSDDQGRFQFDRLPPIQGSLRASLGPWQDSPLTSSPSMPLELKPGEQRTVNLGGEGTTITGQVVETGREDTKLSKQWSLNYLISRDRGIDIPAQFASWSFDPSDGVQPSWLRNPGFHDWLGTRENYFVKLSPEGDMQINGVPPGTYDLVLQLYEQPAGCLVETIGSKVVAVEVTESDQATGTKDLGKIEVPCRAGPRVGESMQVYKFLDPSGQERTIFDMKGRYVLMHVWASWCASCLEHMPEMKATLDDLSEQPVTFVGLNIDKDRDQAKQLAERNGWNWSQNYLGDDSDMARQLAISSVPTYFLIGPDGLLVASSIEWSEIKEKLRSALEQE, from the coding sequence ATGAGCCACGATTTGTTCTCCGAATACTTTATGCTCGATATCATTCTGAAGTCGCTTCTCTTGATGTCGATAACTGCGGCTGGAGCTTTCCTTCTTCGATATCGTTCGGCGGCGACCATTCATCGCTGGTGGGTTTTGGGATTTTGCGGGTGCCTCATCATTCCCGTCGTTGCTCTTATTTCTCCAACTTGGAATTTGCCGATCTTACCGACCTTGCCGCTCGCAGAAGAGCCTCGATTCTCTGTCCCCCCGCCGAGAATAGAAAAGCAGGCATTGCCAACTGCAGGCAGTCTGGTGGCACGCGTGCCAGTTCAACAAGTCACGCCTGTCAGCAAAGAAAAGTCACACACCCCGGCGAAGATTCGACAACCAACATCAGAGAATCTGTCTCCAACATCCGGGTCCCCTCGGTTCTCCTGGACACTTCTCCTGGGAGCTTTTTGGTTTGCCGGAACCCTAGCTTGCCTTCTTCGCACAACATGGCAACAAGTATCGCTGATGCGCTTGTTGCGTCGCTGCACCAAGGTTTACGAACAATCATGGAAAATCGCTCTGCAGGAAGCGGCAAGTTCGCTGGGACTGCGCCGCCAAGTAACGCTGCTCAAGCTACTGGAAGCCCAATCGCCTTTGACCGCCGGTCTCGTTCGCCACACCGTGATTCTACCGCGAGATGCTGATCAGTGGTGTCCACAGCGTCGCCGTTTCGTACTGCTCCATGAACTGGCCCATGTGAAACGGCACGACGTACTCGCTCAGTTGATAGCCGGACTTGTATGCGCACTTTACTGGTTCAATCCCCTTTGCTGGGTCGGCCTCTTTCAAATGCGCAAACTGCGAGAACTGGCCTGCGACGATCTGGTGATCGCCTGCGGCCAACCTCAGACCGACTACGCCGACGTGCTGTTAGACGTCGCCCGCTCTTATCGCCATCGCACCCTTTCCACCGTCGTCGGCATGGCCCATAGCTCCAATGTGGAGAATCGTATTATGGCGATTCTCGACAAGGCCCGGTCGCATGTTTCGCTAAGCCGCAAAGCGGCTCGAGTACTGTTGGTGGCGGCAACGGCGCTGGTGCTAGTAATTGGTTCAATGCGACTGGAGTCACAGGCGGAGCCTGTCTCGAACCTACTTGCACAGGAAGCCGGAAACGATAAGACGGCCGAATCGAAGGTGCAAAACGATTTGCTTCGAGAGATGCGCATCCGCATCCTCGACGACGGAGGGAAGCCGCTGGAAGGTGCGATGCTGACCGTTGGGATTTGGTATCCCGAAGGGTACGAAGGCCCACGCACGGAAAAGATACACACAGCCGACGCTGACGGGACAGTGGTGCTTCAAATACCGAAACGGCTCCACATTCTTCGGCTATGGCCAAAGCAATCGGGATACGTCGGTGAGTTCAAGAATTTTTCGGAGGGAAGCCACCGGGATGGCGAGTTGATTCCCGACGAGATCGAATTTCGGCTAGCAAAGGGGCACAATCTTGGCGGTCGCATTGTCGACTCGGAGGACAATCCCATCGAAGGAGTCCATGTTCGCGTGCAGGTCGAAGACAGCTCTGAATCGATCAGCACTTGGTTGACTGATTCGTTCGGACAGCCAACAGTAAAGACGAATGAAGAAGGGCGGTGGAAACTTAATTCAGCACCGGCGCATCCTGATGGGGGGACCGACTATTCATTTTATCTAAAACTCAGTCACGACGACTATATCAGCGACGTGAACTGGGGTGACGTCCAAAAAGCACAAGGTGTTGGTGCTGCCGAGCTTCGTAGCGGCGAAGCGACGATCATTCTCCAGCGGGGAAAGTCCGTATCTGGAATCGTCACCGACCACGAGGGAAACCCAGTTGAGAAAGGGTGGGTCGTTTGGAGCGATGAGCCGTACTTCTATGACGGTGTATACGAGAAGGAGGTCAATGCGGACGGCACCTTCCGCACACCGCCGCTCTCAGCTGGAAAACACCCGATCACGATAGTAGCCCCCGGTTTTGCAGCACAGCGGCGTATGGTTGAGGTAGGGAATGATTCGAAACAATTACGTTTCGAGCTTCGGCCAGGCAAGCGCATTGAGATCCGCTTCGTAGACACGTCTGGCAATCCAGTCTCCAAGGTTGGGGTGTATCTCGCCAATAGCAGCAATCCGGATACCTGGAACGGTTCGAATGCACTTCACAATCACAAACACCCAAACGTCCCCGACTATGGTGTTCCTCGAAGGGCGGATGAAAACGGTGTCTACGTGTGGGATTGGGCGCCTGAAGAACCCGTCAAGTACAGCGTTGGCGCAAAAGGCTTCGCTCCTCAAGAGATTTCCCTCGTTGCCAAAAGCGATCCCCACATTATCACGTTGGCGGACGCGCGGGTTGTCGTTGGTACGGTGAAAGATGCCACGACTGGTGAGGAAATCGAGAAGTTTCAGGCCATGCCCGTTATTGTCTTCCGCCCCAACTTTTTCAGCACACGCTACTTGGATACAAAGCAGGGGGCCAACGGCCGCTACGAGCTGCCTCTAACGGGTAGTGGCGACCTTGAGGATCGCTATCGCGTTCGTTTCGAAGCAGATGGCTATCGGTCTATTGTAAGTGATCAGTCGTATGGCCCGCTGGATGGACGGGCGATTCACAACGTCCAACTCGAACCGGCAGCTGCTCGTGAGGGTCGAGTTGTCGATGCTACCGGCGCGCCGATTGAGGATGCCATGGTGATCGAGGGGACTCCGACTTGGGTTCCCTCAACGAGCAATGGAGAGCCGGATGCCTATGGAGAGCGAATCGTGCGGACCGACAGTGGCGGTCGCTTCGTTTTGAACGCAACCGCCGAACTAGTACGAGTCCGTGTTCTGCACGACCTTGGCGTCTTTGAAAAACTCTTCGATCCTGAGGAGGACTCGATCGGTGACATGCAACTCCAGCCGTGGGCAAGCATCTCGGGGAGATTACTGCAAGATGGCAAGCCAGTTGCCGGTCAATCCATCTATTTTTCTCCCATGCCGAGCGGACAACTTGGAGAACCACGTTTTCAGGATTCTTATTATGCGCAATCAGACGATCAAGGGAGATTCCAGTTCGATCGCTTACCACCCATCCAAGGTAGCCTCCGCGCCTCCCTCGGCCCTTGGCAAGATTCGCCGCTGACTTCAAGTCCCTCGATGCCACTTGAACTCAAGCCTGGCGAGCAGCGAACCGTAAATCTAGGTGGCGAAGGAACGACGATCACCGGCCAAGTGGTCGAAACTGGTCGCGAAGATACGAAACTCAGCAAGCAATGGTCGCTGAATTACTTGATTTCACGGGATCGAGGAATCGACATACCAGCTCAGTTTGCAAGTTGGAGTTTCGACCCGAGCGATGGTGTTCAACCCTCGTGGTTGCGTAATCCAGGATTTCATGATTGGCTTGGGACTCGCGAAAACTATTTCGTCAAACTATCACCCGAAGGGGACATGCAAATCAACGGCGTCCCACCGGGAACCTATGATCTCGTCCTGCAACTCTACGAACAACCCGCCGGCTGCCTCGTCGAAACCATCGGCTCAAAAGTGGTAGCGGTCGAAGTCACTGAGTCCGACCAAGCCACCGGCACCAAAGACCTCGGCAAGATTGAGGTCCCCTGTCGAGCCGGACCCCGCGTCGGTGAGAGCATGCAGGTATACAAATTTCTCGATCCCAGCGGACAAGAACGCACCATCTTCGATATGAAGGGGCGCTACGTGTTGATGCACGTCTGGGCAAGTTGGTGTGCCTCTTGTCTCGAGCATATGCCCGAGATGAAGGCCACGCTCGATGACCTGTCTGAGCAGCCAGTCACTTTCGTGGGCCTGAACATCGACAAGGACCGCGATCAGGCCAAGCAACTCGCCGAGCGTAACGGCTGGAACTGGTCACAAAATTACCTCGGCGACGACTCCGACATGGCCCGCCAACTGGCCATCAGTTCCGTACCGACGTATTTCCTCATCGGGCCCGACGGCCTGTTGGTCGCTTCGTCGATTGAGTGGTCGGAGATCAAAGAAAAGCTCCGGTCTGCGCTCGAACAGGAATAG
- a CDS encoding ABC transporter permease, protein MNITQEATPVPALPVVLTLAQRELVRFFRQRNRVIGALVQPIMFWALFSLGLRGNDLGFEFFFPGTIAMILLFTAIFATISIIEDRREGFLQSVLVAPAPRWAMVFGKIVGGAAIALLQALMFLALGCVTLGLPGSPLDIVMSVFLMAVLAIALTGLGFFLAWRMESTQGFHAIMSVFLFPMWLLSGALFPDDPESWITLISRFNPLTYGVAGLRHYLHFGDESMVNVLPSLPVCWAVSLAFATLMVVLSWRIAATRTTGDLL, encoded by the coding sequence ATGAATATCACTCAGGAAGCAACACCAGTACCCGCACTCCCCGTGGTCCTCACCTTGGCGCAGCGCGAACTCGTGCGCTTCTTCCGCCAGCGTAACCGTGTGATCGGTGCGCTCGTGCAGCCGATCATGTTCTGGGCATTGTTCAGTTTGGGCCTACGCGGCAATGACCTAGGTTTCGAGTTTTTCTTTCCCGGCACAATTGCGATGATCCTCTTGTTCACAGCCATCTTCGCGACGATTTCAATCATCGAAGATCGCCGGGAAGGATTCTTGCAATCGGTCCTCGTGGCGCCCGCTCCGCGCTGGGCGATGGTCTTTGGAAAAATAGTCGGTGGGGCAGCCATTGCACTCTTGCAAGCCCTGATGTTTCTGGCACTAGGCTGCGTGACACTTGGATTGCCCGGTTCACCGCTCGACATCGTGATGTCGGTCTTTCTCATGGCCGTTCTTGCTATCGCACTCACCGGCTTGGGATTCTTTCTTGCCTGGCGGATGGAATCAACTCAGGGATTCCATGCCATCATGAGCGTGTTCCTGTTTCCCATGTGGTTGCTCTCGGGGGCTTTATTTCCTGATGATCCAGAAAGCTGGATCACGCTTATCTCACGTTTTAATCCTCTCACCTACGGCGTGGCAGGTTTGCGCCACTATCTCCACTTCGGCGATGAGAGTATGGTTAATGTATTGCCCAGCTTGCCGGTTTGTTGGGCAGTCTCGCTAGCGTTTGCCACACTCATGGTAGTGCTTTCCTGGCGTATCGCCGCGACCCGCACGACAGGAGATTTGCTGTGA
- a CDS encoding YeiH family protein, whose translation MPETANEIDPPPSTHPSLFTELRTSEDWWAVWCGAILLALSFVAVWWSNAQLLSELPLSGDPVELSSPLEAWLAKPSSWRSNPLNAFSQSDSSRTLPISTIPGIVGAFAVIGVLFALAIRLRGNSARDFWKAFPLVFLLATLAYVMAGQSVIKAYNLEYALWALAVGLIISNTVGTPALLMPAILTEFYIKTGLVLLGAEVLMSRLLALGLPGIFVAWVVTPIVLISTYIFGQKVLKIESRSLNIVISADMSVCGVSAAIATAAACKAKKEELSLAIGMSLTFTVIMMVVMPAIIKAVGMDEILGGAWLGGTIDSTGAVAAAGAALGDRALEVAATVKMIQNILIGVVAFAVAIYWVTCVEKDPEGHRLGAMEIWYRFPKFVIGFVLASAVFSLLYVGLNHGPELVDATIQGSTKTLRGWLFCLAFVSIGLETNFRELTPYLRGGKPLVLYLCGQTLNLCLTLFMAWLMFRVIFADHINQMVP comes from the coding sequence ATGCCTGAAACAGCAAATGAAATCGATCCACCCCCCTCGACGCACCCCAGCCTCTTCACCGAACTACGCACCTCCGAAGATTGGTGGGCTGTCTGGTGTGGTGCAATTCTGCTCGCACTCTCGTTCGTCGCCGTCTGGTGGAGCAATGCGCAGCTTCTTTCCGAGTTGCCACTGAGTGGCGATCCGGTCGAACTCTCCAGCCCGTTGGAAGCCTGGCTCGCCAAGCCCAGTTCGTGGCGCAGCAATCCACTCAATGCATTCTCACAATCAGACAGTTCAAGAACTCTACCTATCAGCACCATCCCAGGAATTGTCGGCGCATTTGCAGTGATCGGGGTGCTGTTCGCGCTGGCGATTCGCTTACGTGGCAACTCAGCACGTGATTTTTGGAAGGCGTTTCCCTTAGTTTTCCTGCTGGCCACATTGGCCTACGTCATGGCCGGGCAGAGTGTCATCAAAGCCTACAATTTGGAGTACGCCCTCTGGGCGCTTGCCGTCGGCTTGATCATTTCCAACACGGTCGGAACGCCTGCCCTACTCATGCCGGCTATCCTAACCGAGTTCTACATCAAGACCGGCCTCGTCCTACTTGGCGCCGAAGTGCTCATGAGTCGTCTTCTGGCCCTTGGGCTACCCGGCATCTTCGTCGCCTGGGTCGTCACCCCGATCGTACTGATCAGCACATATATCTTTGGTCAAAAAGTGCTCAAGATCGAGTCGCGATCGCTCAATATAGTTATCTCCGCCGACATGTCCGTCTGCGGGGTCTCCGCCGCAATTGCCACCGCTGCCGCCTGCAAAGCCAAGAAGGAGGAACTCTCGCTGGCCATCGGCATGTCGCTCACATTCACCGTCATCATGATGGTGGTCATGCCCGCGATCATCAAAGCGGTTGGCATGGACGAGATTCTCGGCGGGGCCTGGCTGGGGGGAACGATCGACTCCACCGGTGCCGTCGCCGCCGCTGGTGCCGCGCTGGGGGATCGTGCGTTGGAAGTGGCCGCAACCGTAAAAATGATCCAGAACATCCTCATCGGCGTCGTCGCCTTCGCGGTTGCCATCTACTGGGTGACATGTGTTGAGAAAGACCCCGAGGGGCATCGCCTTGGTGCTATGGAAATCTGGTATCGCTTTCCCAAGTTTGTCATCGGTTTCGTCCTGGCGTCTGCGGTGTTCTCGCTCCTCTACGTAGGACTCAACCACGGCCCCGAACTAGTCGACGCCACGATCCAGGGTTCTACCAAGACTCTGCGCGGCTGGTTGTTCTGTCTTGCCTTCGTTAGCATCGGCTTGGAAACCAATTTCAGAGAACTGACGCCCTATCTTCGCGGCGGCAAACCGCTCGTGTTGTACTTATGTGGCCAGACGTTGAACTTGTGCCTGACCCTATTCATGGCCTGGCTGATGTTCCGCGTAATCTTCGCCGATCACATCAACCAGATGGTTCCCTAG
- a CDS encoding pyridoxal phosphate-dependent aminotransferase — protein sequence MSHPWLAQRTNDFDSSGIRKVFDLAAKMADPINLSIGQPDFPVPDAVKDAAVDAIRGDKNGYSLTQGIPPLREALQARVDAEYGHTDQRVLVTSGTSGSLVMAMLALVDPGDEVIFMDPYFVMYPALVRMVGGKCVMIDTYPDFAIDPDRIAAAITPRTKLILINSPANPTGVVANEESMRAVAELAAKHNIALLSDEIYRTFSYDGVPPSPAKWNDQTLVVDGFSKTYGVTGWRLGWIHGPAAIIDKLTMLQQYTFVCAPHPLQWAGLAALETDMGKQVAEYRKRRDFVVDGLKDAGYEVAPPGGAFYVFPKVPTAKKRGPAGQGSGADFVMRAIERELLIIPGNIFSERDTHFRISYAASMETLERGLKVLRELAE from the coding sequence ATGTCCCATCCCTGGCTCGCACAACGTACGAACGACTTCGATAGCTCTGGCATCCGCAAGGTGTTCGACTTGGCGGCGAAGATGGCCGACCCGATCAATCTTTCGATTGGCCAGCCCGATTTCCCCGTGCCAGACGCTGTGAAGGACGCGGCAGTCGACGCGATTCGTGGCGACAAGAATGGCTACAGTCTCACGCAAGGGATTCCCCCCTTGCGCGAAGCACTCCAGGCGCGTGTCGATGCCGAGTATGGACATACCGATCAGCGCGTGTTGGTCACTTCCGGCACGAGTGGTTCGCTCGTGATGGCGATGCTGGCGCTGGTTGATCCGGGCGACGAAGTCATCTTCATGGACCCCTACTTCGTGATGTACCCGGCTCTGGTCCGTATGGTAGGCGGCAAGTGCGTGATGATCGACACCTATCCAGATTTCGCGATTGATCCAGACAGGATCGCCGCGGCCATTACGCCGCGAACGAAATTGATTCTAATCAACAGCCCCGCGAATCCTACCGGAGTCGTGGCGAACGAGGAAAGTATGCGGGCGGTCGCCGAGTTGGCCGCCAAGCACAATATTGCTCTGTTGAGTGACGAGATTTATCGCACATTCAGCTATGACGGTGTGCCTCCCAGTCCTGCCAAGTGGAACGATCAAACCTTGGTCGTAGACGGGTTCAGCAAAACCTACGGCGTGACGGGATGGCGGCTCGGCTGGATTCATGGACCGGCGGCGATCATCGATAAGCTCACCATGTTGCAGCAATATACGTTTGTCTGTGCACCGCACCCGCTCCAATGGGCCGGGCTGGCAGCACTGGAAACTGATATGGGCAAGCAAGTTGCCGAGTATCGCAAACGCCGAGATTTTGTCGTAGATGGCTTGAAGGATGCGGGCTACGAAGTAGCGCCCCCCGGAGGAGCTTTCTACGTTTTTCCCAAGGTGCCTACAGCAAAAAAACGCGGGCCCGCAGGGCAGGGGAGTGGCGCCGATTTTGTCATGCGGGCCATCGAGCGGGAACTACTCATTATCCCCGGCAACATCTTCAGCGAGCGCGACACCCATTTTCGCATCTCCTATGCGGCCTCGATGGAGACACTAGAGCGAGGGTTGAAGGTGCTGCGGGAATTAGCGGAGTAG
- a CDS encoding BlaI/MecI/CopY family transcriptional regulator, producing the protein MPKKKPATHTLATREQQIMDVIYQLERASVADVRQRLANPPSYSAVRTMIGHLERKGLIRRDRSDVKHYYSPVQSRRSASRSALRSLIQTFFPNSPGDALAALIDDSAKHLKEEDLDRLQLAIQKARKQEK; encoded by the coding sequence GTGCCCAAAAAGAAACCGGCAACACACACTCTGGCAACCCGCGAACAGCAGATCATGGACGTGATCTACCAACTGGAGCGAGCCTCCGTCGCCGACGTGCGCCAGCGCCTGGCCAACCCCCCCAGCTACTCCGCGGTCCGCACCATGATCGGGCACCTCGAGCGCAAAGGCCTGATCCGTCGCGACCGGTCCGACGTGAAGCACTATTATTCACCCGTCCAGTCGCGGCGCTCCGCCAGCCGCTCGGCACTGCGGAGTCTCATACAAACGTTCTTTCCAAACTCGCCCGGAGATGCTTTGGCCGCCCTGATTGATGACTCGGCAAAGCATCTGAAGGAAGAAGACCTGGACCGATTGCAACTGGCCATTCAGAAGGCACGGAAACAAGAGAAGTAA
- a CDS encoding DUF420 domain-containing protein, giving the protein MNPLFSLAVNPLVHLNAVLNSIATVLLVLGFVLIKRGHRQAHGWVMLSAFLVSCLFLVSYLTYHYSAGSVRFTHPGFVKVVYLVILVTHVVLAMTVPFLAAATIAYALLGTGFKKASELPAEDRSRYLAKHRKIARWTLPIWLYVSITGVVVYVMLYHLWPPADL; this is encoded by the coding sequence ATGAATCCACTATTCTCACTTGCCGTCAATCCCCTGGTGCATCTCAACGCGGTTCTCAATTCGATTGCCACTGTCTTGTTGGTCTTGGGATTTGTTCTTATCAAGCGTGGCCACCGACAGGCGCATGGCTGGGTGATGCTTTCCGCGTTTCTGGTCTCCTGCCTGTTCCTGGTGAGCTACCTGACCTATCACTATTCCGCCGGCAGTGTGCGATTCACGCATCCCGGATTCGTCAAAGTCGTCTACTTGGTGATCCTTGTTACTCACGTCGTGCTGGCCATGACCGTTCCGTTTCTCGCCGCAGCGACGATTGCCTACGCCTTGCTGGGCACGGGTTTCAAGAAAGCGAGCGAACTGCCAGCAGAGGACCGCAGCCGCTATCTGGCCAAGCATCGCAAAATAGCCCGCTGGACGCTGCCGATTTGGCTCTATGTGTCGATAACCGGCGTGGTCGTCTACGTAATGCTCTACCACCTCTGGCCACCCGCCGATCTCTGA
- a CDS encoding DMT family transporter, translating into MPYLSFLFICLTWGTSFILMDRAAVALGPLTIGMCRLLGGALVLSLVWWWRGPRVRIAPSDWKHVLFVGALANAWPFTVLPYVMTQANEHGYFGLMVTLVPLVTILVSIPMLGIWPTARQMIGVIGGLICLAGVVHDGAQRGISPWVLALALTVPVTYAAGNTYIKWKLDHLPSLPLTVLFLACGGALLVPLQFATRFLAETGLGGPSNPHGWPMAIISIALLAAFSTGLAILLFIQLVKHQGPLFAGMVTYVIPLIAILWGQYDSEQLTTLQIAAMAGTLAMVALVQWGAAKPTLPQQEPLA; encoded by the coding sequence ATGCCCTACCTCAGTTTCTTGTTCATCTGTCTGACCTGGGGCACCAGCTTCATCCTCATGGATCGCGCGGCGGTGGCGCTCGGTCCGCTGACCATCGGCATGTGCCGCCTGTTGGGTGGGGCCTTGGTGCTGAGCCTCGTGTGGTGGTGGAGAGGGCCCCGAGTACGAATCGCTCCGAGTGACTGGAAGCATGTACTCTTTGTGGGTGCGCTCGCCAATGCCTGGCCATTTACGGTATTGCCCTACGTGATGACCCAGGCCAACGAGCATGGTTATTTCGGTTTGATGGTCACACTCGTGCCCCTGGTGACAATCCTGGTTTCAATCCCGATGCTGGGAATCTGGCCCACGGCGCGGCAGATGATCGGCGTGATCGGAGGGCTGATTTGTTTGGCGGGAGTTGTACACGATGGCGCGCAGCGGGGCATCTCACCCTGGGTATTGGCGTTGGCACTGACGGTGCCCGTCACTTACGCTGCTGGGAACACGTACATCAAATGGAAACTCGACCACCTGCCGTCGTTACCGCTCACCGTGTTGTTCCTCGCCTGCGGAGGGGCGCTGTTGGTGCCACTGCAGTTCGCAACCCGGTTCCTCGCCGAGACGGGGTTGGGTGGACCGTCAAATCCTCACGGCTGGCCGATGGCAATCATATCGATTGCGCTGCTAGCCGCCTTCAGCACGGGACTGGCTATCTTGTTGTTCATCCAATTGGTAAAACACCAAGGTCCATTATTCGCCGGGATGGTCACGTATGTGATCCCACTGATCGCCATCCTGTGGGGCCAATACGATAGCGAACAACTCACGACACTACAAATCGCGGCGATGGCCGGCACTTTGGCAATGGTCGCCCTGGTGCAATGGGGCGCCGCAAAACCCACGCTACCGCAGCAGGAACCGTTGGCGTAA
- a CDS encoding ABC transporter ATP-binding protein yields MAADSAIEISACTHRYGTRVAVDQLSLSIAQGEVFVFLGPNGSGKTTLFRVLSTLIPLQEGEITILDNDLRRSANAIRSKLGVVFQAPSLDKKLSVAENLHHQGKLYGLGGKELKSRIDQMLTAVGIADRAGDLTETLSGGMRRRVELAKGLLHRPQLLLLDEPSTGLDPGARSDLWKYLHQIRESDGVTIVLTTHLLEEAERADRIAIMHTGKLAALDTPAALQASVGGDAITIRTPRPTELADAIRVKFNCDATVLDGSVRLEQPEGHQWIARLVEAFPEDIEAITLGKPTLEDVFIDRTGHRFWNESQE; encoded by the coding sequence ATGGCTGCCGACTCTGCGATTGAGATTTCCGCCTGTACCCATCGTTACGGTACGCGGGTCGCGGTCGATCAGCTCTCGCTTTCCATCGCGCAGGGCGAGGTATTTGTCTTTCTGGGTCCCAATGGCAGCGGAAAGACGACTCTCTTTCGTGTGCTTTCGACGCTGATTCCGTTGCAAGAGGGTGAAATTACTATCCTGGACAATGATCTGCGCCGATCGGCCAACGCAATTCGCAGCAAACTGGGGGTCGTATTCCAGGCACCGAGCCTCGATAAAAAACTTTCAGTCGCCGAGAATCTCCACCACCAGGGAAAACTCTATGGACTCGGCGGCAAAGAACTCAAATCACGCATCGATCAGATGCTCACCGCTGTAGGAATCGCCGATCGTGCAGGGGATCTCACCGAAACACTTTCAGGAGGAATGCGCCGCCGCGTTGAACTTGCCAAAGGCTTATTGCATCGCCCGCAACTGTTGCTCCTAGATGAACCCTCCACCGGTCTCGACCCGGGAGCCCGTAGCGACTTGTGGAAATATCTGCATCAGATTCGTGAGTCCGATGGCGTAACAATTGTCCTCACGACACATCTTCTGGAAGAAGCCGAACGAGCCGACCGAATTGCGATCATGCACACCGGCAAATTGGCCGCATTGGACACCCCCGCTGCTTTACAAGCCTCGGTTGGTGGCGATGCGATCACCATCCGCACGCCGAGGCCCACTGAACTCGCCGATGCCATTCGGGTAAAATTCAATTGTGACGCCACCGTACTCGATGGCAGCGTGCGACTCGAACAACCTGAAGGGCACCAATGGATAGCCCGCTTGGTCGAAGCGTTCCCCGAGGATATCGAAGCCATCACCCTTGGCAAACCGACACTCGAAGATGTGTTCATTGATCGCACGGGCCATAGGTTTTGGAACGAAAGTCAGGAGTAG